Proteins found in one Micropterus dolomieu isolate WLL.071019.BEF.003 ecotype Adirondacks linkage group LG12, ASM2129224v1, whole genome shotgun sequence genomic segment:
- the LOC123980345 gene encoding butyrophilin subfamily 1 member A1-like isoform X1 → MLCLNNGLFFGPKDKLGYFSAWVFQQAVILLLLTDSFRGQSQGVGASQTIVAVVGEDVILPCRLEPAADVVSKSLEWGRPDLEPRFVHVWHEGQNLLVNQNPSYKGRTSLSIEKLRHGDLSLKLSAVKHSDNGIYRCYFPSQDKESTVELVVGSVSSPVLAGIYLNSSVVILNCDSEGWYPEPEVFWLDGEGNLLSAGPTETVRGPDDLYTVSSRVTVEKRHSNSFTCRVQQKDINQIRETHIQVTADCFVATSTSAARVSIIVVVVLIFSLAGVFLTWKWRQNQTTETKMHHDAETEKREREQLVAQSKEMEDLEEKKAKLEEELQKKDEEQKNLEQVVNILIEQSKELQNRRDQLQHQREDMEKNIEDIENKIQSVEKMAESDRAQGYYEMKSITLTAKRQLQDRKLEDAKLDLQTQTLLMKTNGLLDGMTDRKKEVENHKEKINEQLEEIQRKLQTDERLETRPVKLSTDNNV, encoded by the exons ATGCTTTGCCTAAATAATGGACTGTTCTTTGGACCTAAAGATAAGCTTGGTTACTTCAGTGCTTGGGTTTTCCAGCAAGCTGTGATCCTCCTTCTACTGACAGACTCTTTCAGAG GCCAGTCTCAGGGGGTTGGAGCGTCTCAAACAATAGTGGCAGTAGTTGGTGAGGATGTTATCTTGCCTTGCCGCCTGGAACCTGCAGCAGATGTTGTTTCCAAGAGTCTGGAGTGGGGGAGACCTGATCTGGAACCCAGATTTGTCCATGTGTGGCATGAAGGTCAAAACCTTCTGGTTAACCAAAACCCGTCTTACAAAGGAAGAACATCACTGTCCATCGAGAAGCTGAGGCACGGAGACCTTTCACTGAAACTCTCTGCAGTGAAACACTCTGATAATGGAATATATAGATGTTACTTTCCCTCTCAAGATAAAGAATCTACTGTTGAGCTTGTTGTTG GTTctgtctcctcacctgtctTAGCAGGGATTTACTTAAACAGCAGTGTAGTGATTTTAAACTGTGACTCTGAGGGCTGGTATCCAGAGCCTGAGGTGTTTTGGCTGGACGGTGAGGGaaacctcctctctgctggaccTACAGAGACAGTCAGAGGTCCTGATGACCTCTAtactgtcagcagcagagtgactgtggagaagagacacagcaacagctTCACCTGTAGAGTCCAACAGAAGGACATCAACCAGATCAGAGAGACACACATCCAGGTTACAG CTGACTGCTTTGTGGCCACATCTACTTCTGCTGCTCGTGTCAGCATTATCGTGGTTGTTGTCCTCATTTTTAGTCTTGCAGGAGTCTTTCTTACGTGGAAATGGAGACAAAACCAAACCACAG AAACAAAGATGCACCATGACGCTGAaactgaaaagagagagagagagcagctcgTGGCACAAAGTAAGGAAATGGAGGATTTGGAGGAGAAAAAGGCAAAACTTGAAGAGGAGTTACAAAAGAAAGACGAAGAGCAGAAAAACTTGGAACAGGTGGTTAATATACTGATTGAACAAAGCAAGGAACTACAAAACCGGAGGGATCAGCTCCAACATCAAAGGGAGGACATGGAGAAAAACATTGAAGATATTGAGAACAAGATTCAGTCAGTGGAGAAGATGGCAGAAAGTGACCGAGCTCAGGGATACTACGAAATGAAAAGTATCACATTAACGGCCAAAAGACAGCTGCAGGATAGAAAACTAGAAGATGCAAAACTTgacctgcaaacacaaacactactGATGAAAACAAACGGTTTGTTAGATGGaatgacagacaggaagaaggaggtggagaaccACAAGGAGAAAATCAAcgagcagctggaggagattCAGAGGAAACTTCAGACAGACGAAAGACTGGAAACTAGACCCGTTAAATTATCTACAGACAACAACGTCTAA
- the LOC123979914 gene encoding golgin subfamily A member 6-like protein 7: protein MRHNAETEKREREQLVAQSKEMEDLEEKKAKLEEELQKKEEEQKDLEQVVNILMEQSRALQNQRDQLQHQKEDMQKNMADIENKIQSVEKMAESDRAQGYYEMKSITLTAKRQLQDRKHEDIKLHYQTHTLLNKTNSLLDGMTDRKKEVENHKEKINEQLEEIQRKLQTTKSKF, encoded by the coding sequence ATGCGCCATAACGCTGAaactgaaaagagagagagagagcagcttgTGGCACAAAGTAAGGAAATGGAGGATTTGGAGGAGAAAAAGGCAAAACTTGAAGAAGAGTTacagaagaaagaggaagagcagaAAGACTTGGAACAGGTGGTTAATATACTGATGGAACAAAGCAGGGCACTACAAAACCAGAGGGATCAGCTCCAACATCAAAAGGAGGACATGCAGAAAAACATGGCAGATATTGAGAACAAGATTCAGTCAGTGGAGAAGATGGCAGAAAGTGACCGAGCTCAGGGATACTACGAAATGAAAAGTATCACATTAACGGCCAAAAGACAGCTGCAGGACAGAAAACATGAAGATATAAAACTTCactatcaaacacacacactactgaacaaaacaaacagtttgtTAGATGGaatgacagacaggaagaaggaggtggagaaccACAAGGAGAAAATCAAcgagcagctggaggagattCAGAGGAAACTTCAGACAACAAAGTCTAAGTTTTAG
- the LOC123979915 gene encoding butyrophilin subfamily 2 member A2-like, producing the protein MYFCVQDFKLVLCLPGQSHGVGASQTIVAVVGEDVILPCHLEPAADVVSKSLEWGRPDLEPRFVHVWHEGQNLLVNQNPSYKGRTSLSSEKLKHGDLSLKLSAVKHSDNGIYRCYFPSQSKESTVELVVGSVSSPVIAGTKLNSSSVVLQCESAGWYPEPEVFWLDGEGNLLSAGPTETVRGPDDLYTVSSRVTVEKRHSNSFTCRVQQKDIKQTRETNIQISGIFPPNIHISFQPSNS; encoded by the exons atgtatttctgtgtgcagGATTTCAAATTGGTTCTGTGTCTTCCAGGCCAGTCTCACGGGGTTGGAGCATCTCAAAcaatagtagcagtagttgGTGAGGATGTTATCTTGCCTTGCCACCTGGAACCTGCAGCAGATGTTGTTTCCAAGAGTCTGGAGTGGGGGAGACCTGATCTGGAACCCAGATTTGTCCATGTGTGGCATGAAGGTCAAAACCTTCTGGTTAACCAAAACCCGTCTTACAAAGGAAGAACATCACTCTCCTCTGAGAAGCTGAAGCATGGAGACCTTTCACTGAAACTCTCTGCAGTGAAACACTCTGATAATGGAATATACAGATGTTACTTTCCCTCACAGAGTAAAGAATCTACTGTTGAGCTTGTTGTTG GTTCTGTCTCCTCACCAGTCATAGCAGGGACTAAATTAAACAGCAGCAGTGTGGTGTTACAGTGTGAGTCTGCAGGCTGGTATCCAGAGCCTGAGGTGTTTTGGCTGGACGGTGAGGGaaacctcctctctgctggaccTACAGAGACAGTCAGAGGTCCTGATGACCTCTAtactgtcagcagcagagtgactgtggagaagagacacagcaacagctTCACTTGTAGAGTCCAACAGAAGGACATCAAGCAGACCAGAGAGACAAACATTCAGATTTCTGGTATTTTCCCCCCTAATATCCACATTTCTTTTCAGCCTTCAAACAGCTGA
- the LOC123980345 gene encoding butyrophilin subfamily 1 member A1-like isoform X2: MLCLNNGLFFGPKDKLGYFSAWVFQQAVILLLLTDSFRGQSQGVGASQTIVAVVGEDVILPCRLEPAADVVSKSLEWGRPDLEPRFVHVWHEGQNLLVNQNPSYKGRTSLSIEKLRHGDLSLKLSAVKHSDNGIYRCYFPSQDKESTVELVVGSVSSPVLAGIYLNSSVVILNCDSEGWYPEPEVFWLDGEGNLLSAGPTETVRGPDDLYTVSSRVTVEKRHSNSFTCRVQQKDINQIRETHIQVTADCFVATSTSAARVSIIVVVVLIFSLAGVFLTWKWRQNQTTETKMAQSKEMEDLEEKKAKLEEELQKKDEEQKNLEQVVNILIEQSKELQNRRDQLQHQREDMEKNIEDIENKIQSVEKMAESDRAQGYYEMKSITLTAKRQLQDRKLEDAKLDLQTQTLLMKTNGLLDGMTDRKKEVENHKEKINEQLEEIQRKLQTDERLETRPVKLSTDNNV, translated from the exons ATGCTTTGCCTAAATAATGGACTGTTCTTTGGACCTAAAGATAAGCTTGGTTACTTCAGTGCTTGGGTTTTCCAGCAAGCTGTGATCCTCCTTCTACTGACAGACTCTTTCAGAG GCCAGTCTCAGGGGGTTGGAGCGTCTCAAACAATAGTGGCAGTAGTTGGTGAGGATGTTATCTTGCCTTGCCGCCTGGAACCTGCAGCAGATGTTGTTTCCAAGAGTCTGGAGTGGGGGAGACCTGATCTGGAACCCAGATTTGTCCATGTGTGGCATGAAGGTCAAAACCTTCTGGTTAACCAAAACCCGTCTTACAAAGGAAGAACATCACTGTCCATCGAGAAGCTGAGGCACGGAGACCTTTCACTGAAACTCTCTGCAGTGAAACACTCTGATAATGGAATATATAGATGTTACTTTCCCTCTCAAGATAAAGAATCTACTGTTGAGCTTGTTGTTG GTTctgtctcctcacctgtctTAGCAGGGATTTACTTAAACAGCAGTGTAGTGATTTTAAACTGTGACTCTGAGGGCTGGTATCCAGAGCCTGAGGTGTTTTGGCTGGACGGTGAGGGaaacctcctctctgctggaccTACAGAGACAGTCAGAGGTCCTGATGACCTCTAtactgtcagcagcagagtgactgtggagaagagacacagcaacagctTCACCTGTAGAGTCCAACAGAAGGACATCAACCAGATCAGAGAGACACACATCCAGGTTACAG CTGACTGCTTTGTGGCCACATCTACTTCTGCTGCTCGTGTCAGCATTATCGTGGTTGTTGTCCTCATTTTTAGTCTTGCAGGAGTCTTTCTTACGTGGAAATGGAGACAAAACCAAACCACAG AAACAAAGA TGGCACAAAGTAAGGAAATGGAGGATTTGGAGGAGAAAAAGGCAAAACTTGAAGAGGAGTTACAAAAGAAAGACGAAGAGCAGAAAAACTTGGAACAGGTGGTTAATATACTGATTGAACAAAGCAAGGAACTACAAAACCGGAGGGATCAGCTCCAACATCAAAGGGAGGACATGGAGAAAAACATTGAAGATATTGAGAACAAGATTCAGTCAGTGGAGAAGATGGCAGAAAGTGACCGAGCTCAGGGATACTACGAAATGAAAAGTATCACATTAACGGCCAAAAGACAGCTGCAGGATAGAAAACTAGAAGATGCAAAACTTgacctgcaaacacaaacactactGATGAAAACAAACGGTTTGTTAGATGGaatgacagacaggaagaaggaggtggagaaccACAAGGAGAAAATCAAcgagcagctggaggagattCAGAGGAAACTTCAGACAGACGAAAGACTGGAAACTAGACCCGTTAAATTATCTACAGACAACAACGTCTAA
- the LOC123979916 gene encoding butyrophilin-like protein 10: protein MQRPTKDDCLSRVTGQSQVVGPSQSLVALVGVDISLPCYLEPAVDASDMTVEWARPDLDPRFVHVWRDGAVLENKKHPSYDGRASLSINNLKHGDISLKLSQVKLSDGGKYKCFIPTLGRESTVELFVGVVSFITISLVRTEKDKVSSGELECTSEGWYPEPEVFWLDGEGNLLSAGPTETVRGPDYLYTVSSRVTVEKRHSNNFTCRVQQKDINQTRETEIRILDPKMHQRELLIRGSTKVKDLVQESLQEKEEEQKDLVHVISVLMQQKKELEILRDKHISQLTEVEGEWTEIEKELKPINSKYSWKKEDRQRTLSDVKLELEKKKTEYNKSLQSNVETLKKTEDVITRMTEKKKKVENQIDKIKEQLEKTKI, encoded by the exons ATGCAAAGACCCACTAAGGATGACTGTCTGAGCCGTGTAACAG GTCAGTCCCAGGTGGTTGGTCCATCTCAGTCATTAGTAGCATTGGTTGGTGTTGACATCAGTTTGCCATGCTACCTGGAACCTGCTGTGGATGCTTCAGACATGACAGTGGAGTGGGCGAGACCTGACCTGGACCCTAGGTTTGTCCATGTGTGGCGTGATGGTGCGGTACTGGAGAATAAAAAACATCCGTCCTACGACGGAAGAGCTTCACTCTCTATAAACAACCTGAAGCACGGAGACATTTCACTGAAACTCTCCCAAGTGAAACTCTCTGATGGGGGAAAATACAAATGCTTCATTCCTACTTTGGGTAGAGAATCTACTGTTGAGCTTTTTGTTG GTGTCGTCTCATTCATAACAATCAGCTTAGTGAGGACTGAGAAAGACAAAGTCAGCAGTGGAGAGCTAGAATGTACATCTGAAGGCTGGTATCCAGAGCCTGAGGTGTTTTGGCTGGACGGTGAGGGaaacctcctctctgctggaccTACAGAGACAGTCAGAGGTCCTGATTACCTCTAtactgtcagcagcagagtgactgTGGAGAAGAGACACAGCAACAACTTCACCTGTAGAGTCCAACAGAAGGACATCAACCAGaccagagagacagaaatccGAATTCTAG atCCCAAGATGCACCAGAGAGAGCTGCTCATCAGAGGAAGTACAAAAGTAAAGGATTTGGTTCAGGAAAGCTTacaggagaaagaggaagagcagaAGGACCTGGTGCATGTGATTTCAGTACTGATGCAACAGAAGAAAGAACTGGAGATCTTGAGGGACAAACACATATCACAGCTGACGGAGGTGGAGGGAGAGTGGACAGAGATTGAGAAGGAACTCAAGCCAATAAATAGTAAATACAGTTGGAAAAAAGAGGACAGACAGCGCACTCTATCAGATGTCAAACTGGaactggaaaagaaaaagacagaatacAATAAATCTTTACAGAGCAACGTGGAAACACTAAAGAAAACAGAGGATGTGATTACAAGAATGacggaaaagaagaaaaaagtagaAAACCAGATTGATAAAATTAAGGAACAACTTGAGAAGACAAAGATATGA